Below is a window of Actinomycetota bacterium DNA.
GTCCGTCCGGTCTCGGCCCCCAGGTCCTCGAGGCGGTCGCGTCGGCCGGGGCAGGGCGGGTCGGACCCGATCCCCGCCAGGCGTTCGACCCCGACGACCTGCCCCCCGGCCGGGGTTCGGTGCCGATCGCCGGGTGGCTGCTCCTCGCCGCGGCGCTGCTATGGCCGGTCGACGTCGCCCTGCGGAGGCTGGTCGTCGGTCAAGCCGGCCCGGCCGCTGTCGCCGCGGCTGCGTCCGCCCGCCGCAGGCTGCCCCCGATCCCGAGGTGGAGCAGGCGTACCACCCCGGCGGCTCCCGAGCGCGAGCATCCGGCCCCCGCGCGACCGGAAGAGCCCGCGACCCCGCCCGCGGTACCGGAGCGGACCCCGCCTCCGACCGTGCAGAGGCTGCTGGACCGCAAGCGAGGCGTCGACCCCCCGCGCGATCAGTAGGTGAGCAGCGTGTGGATGTCCAGGCCGGGCAGCTTCTCGCGCCCGGACAGGAAGCCCAGCTCGAGAACGAACGAGAACCCCGCTACCTCGGCTCCCGAGCCGGTCACGAGCGATACGGCGGCGGCCGCCGTCCCCCCCGTGGCCAGGACGTCGTCCACTATCAGGACACGGTCCCCGGCCCCGACCGCGTCCTGGTGCAGCTCCAGGCTCTCTGACCCGTACTCGAGCTCGTAGGTGACCGTGTTCGTCTGCCACGGGAGCTTGCCGCGCTTGCGGGCGGGGACGAACCCCGCACCGAGCCGGTAGGCGGCGGGCGCGGCGAGGATGAAGCCGCGGGCCTCTATCCCCAGGACCTTGTCGATCCGGTCTCCCGCGTGCGGATCGACGATCGAGTCGACGATGGTGGCGAAGCACCGGGCGTCGGCCCATGCCGGGGTGAGGTCCTTGAAGACCACGCCCGGCTTGGGGAAGTCAGGTACGTCTCGGACGAGCGACCGCAGCCGGTCCAGGGGGTCGCTCACCGGCGACGCTTGCGCTTGCCGTTGCGCCGCTTGGGCGGACGGGGTCCGGCCGCGGAGCGAGGACCGATCGCGGCCGGCTCCGACGCGGGCTCGCCTGAGCCGCTGGTGCGCGTCCGGCCCGTGGCGGGCTCGGCCTGGCGCACGGAGACGCGCGCCCTCAGGGTGGCCCAGCGCTGCTCCCGCTCCTTCCAGACGGCGAGGAGCGGGACCGCGAAGAAGATGGACGAGTACGTCCCCGCAGCCATCCCGAGGAACAGCGCGAGCGCGAGCTCCCGCAGGGTCGTCGCCCCGAGCAGGAAGGAGCCGACGAACAGGAGGCTGCCTACCGGGAGCAGGGACGTGATGGTCGTGTTGAGCGACCGGACCACGACCTGGTTGAGCGATTCGTTGGCGATATCGGAGTAGGTGCGGCGGGAGCTCGCCGACGCGGCCCGGGTCCGCTCCCTCACCCGGTCGAAGACGATGATCGTGTCGTACATCGAGTACCCGAGGATGGTGAGGAGCGCGATGACGGTCGCGGGCGTGACGACGAATCCGCTCAAGGAGTAGACGCCCGCGGCCACCACCAGGTCGTGCACGAGCGCGAGCAGCGCGATGACCGCCATCTTCCACTCGAAGCGCAGCGATATGTAAGCGGTCGCGACGAGCAGGAAGATGACGAGGGCCTGGATGGCCTTCGACGAGACCTGCTGACCCCAGCGCGGGCCCACGTCGTTGACGGTCACCGCGTTCGGCTGGACCCCCGTCTGCCGGGCGACGATCCGCGACACCTCCTGCTGGAGGTCGGCGCCGACGTGCTCCGTCTGGACGAGGTACCCGTCGTCGCCCACCTGCTGGACGATCACCCCGTCGATGCCGACGGCCGAGACCGCCTCACGCAGCTGCGCGGTCGGGATGTCCCGCTCGGACACGACCTCGAAGGAGGTGCCACCCCGGAACTCGAGCCCGAGGTTGAGGCCGCGGATGGCCAGCGACCCCGCGCAGATGGCAACGAGGACTCCCGAGAGGATGAACCAGGTGCGGGCGCGGCCGATGAAATCGATCCCCAACCCACCGCCCTTCAGCCGTCTCATCATGACGTCGCCGACACCGCCTCGTTCATACCGACGGCCCGCAGCCCGGCCATGCGCCGGTTGCGCGCTATCAGGGCCACCACCGGGTGCGTGTAGAAAGCAAGGAGTGCGATGTCCAACAGGACGGACATCCCGAGGGTCAGGGCGAAGCCGCGCACGGGTCCGATCGCGAACAGGTAGAGGATGATCGCCGCTGCGAAGGCCACGCTGTTGCCGGCCAGGTTGGTGCGGAACGCGCTCTGGTAGCCGCGCTCGGCCGCGCTGCGGAAGGTCTTGCCGTCCTTCAGCTCGTCCTTGATCCGCTCGAAGTAGACGATGTAGGAGTCGGCGGCGATCCCGACCGAGACGATGAGCCCGGCGATCCCGGCCAGCGTGAGCGTGAAGCCTCGCCACTGCCCCAGGGCGCCGATGAGCCCCAGGATCAGCGATGCGAACAGGGCCAGCCCGATCAACGTGATCAGCCCGAGCAGCCGGTAGAAGAGCAGCATGTAGATCGCGACGAGGCCCATGCCGATCGCGCCGGCGAGCAACCCGGCCCGCAGGGAGGCGGCCCCCAGCGTCGGGCTCACCTTCTGCACCTGCTGGGCCTCCAGCTCGATGGGCAGCGCACCCGTGCGGAGGACGAGCGCGAGGTCCCTCGCCTCCCTCTCGGTGAACTCGCCGCTGATCTGGGCGCGACCGTCGGTGATCGGCTGCTGGACCACGGGAGCCGACTCGACGCGTCGGTCGAGCACGATCGCGAGCGGACGTCCCCCGGGCGCATCTGGGGTGCCGGCGAGCTGCTGGGTGACCTGGGCGAAGTTGTCCCGTCCCTCCCGGGTCAGCTCCAGCTGGACCGTCCAGCGGTTCGTCTGCGGGTCCAGCATCGGGTCGGCCCGGTCCACCTCGTCGCCGCGGACGGCCGCGGGGGCGAGCCGGAACCAGTCGCCGTCCTCCCCGGTGAAGGTGACCGGGCGGTCGATCGGGTCCCCTCGGCTCAGCTCCCACCCCTGCTCACGGGCCTGCTCCTCCGGGAGGCGTTCCAACACGGGACGGAACCGCAGCTGGGCGGTGCGGCCGATGATCTGCAGGGCTCGGTCTGGGTCCCGGATGTCCGGGAGCTGGACGACGATGTTCTCCGCCCCGACCCGGGAGATCTCGGGCTCGGCGACCCCGAGGCTGTCCACTCGCTGGCGGATGATCGAGACCGTGCGGT
It encodes the following:
- a CDS encoding adenine phosphoribosyltransferase, whose product is MSDPLDRLRSLVRDVPDFPKPGVVFKDLTPAWADARCFATIVDSIVDPHAGDRIDKVLGIEARGFILAAPAAYRLGAGFVPARKRGKLPWQTNTVTYELEYGSESLELHQDAVGAGDRVLIVDDVLATGGTAAAAVSLVTGSGAEVAGFSFVLELGFLSGREKLPGLDIHTLLTY
- the secF gene encoding protein translocase subunit SecF, with product MRRLKGGGLGIDFIGRARTWFILSGVLVAICAGSLAIRGLNLGLEFRGGTSFEVVSERDIPTAQLREAVSAVGIDGVIVQQVGDDGYLVQTEHVGADLQQEVSRIVARQTGVQPNAVTVNDVGPRWGQQVSSKAIQALVIFLLVATAYISLRFEWKMAVIALLALVHDLVVAAGVYSLSGFVVTPATVIALLTILGYSMYDTIIVFDRVRERTRAASASSRRTYSDIANESLNQVVVRSLNTTITSLLPVGSLLFVGSFLLGATTLRELALALFLGMAAGTYSSIFFAVPLLAVWKEREQRWATLRARVSVRQAEPATGRTRTSGSGEPASEPAAIGPRSAAGPRPPKRRNGKRKRRR
- the secD gene encoding protein translocase subunit SecD is translated as MRTRRHVISLVVVVLLAALGVVGLTVLKARPRLGLDLRGGLSVILAARGEVTPETLDRTVSIIRQRVDSLGVAEPEISRVGAENIVVQLPDIRDPDRALQIIGRTAQLRFRPVLERLPEEQAREQGWELSRGDPIDRPVTFTGEDGDWFRLAPAAVRGDEVDRADPMLDPQTNRWTVQLELTREGRDNFAQVTQQLAGTPDAPGGRPLAIVLDRRVESAPVVQQPITDGRAQISGEFTEREARDLALVLRTGALPIELEAQQVQKVSPTLGAASLRAGLLAGAIGMGLVAIYMLLFYRLLGLITLIGLALFASLILGLIGALGQWRGFTLTLAGIAGLIVSVGIAADSYIVYFERIKDELKDGKTFRSAAERGYQSAFRTNLAGNSVAFAAAIILYLFAIGPVRGFALTLGMSVLLDIALLAFYTHPVVALIARNRRMAGLRAVGMNEAVSATS